A genomic window from Cloacibacillus evryensis DSM 19522 includes:
- a CDS encoding 3-isopropylmalate dehydratase small subunit yields the protein MSVKGKVWKYGDDVNTDVIFPGKYTYTIKERADMAKVACEDLDPEFTKNAQPGDIIVGGKNWGCGSSREQAVSCLKERGIAAIIAKSFARIYYRNCFNEGLPIIICADAVEAINAGDVVEIDFDRGVIIAGGKEYPFPPYPEFVQGLIKDGGLIPHVKKELGL from the coding sequence ATGTCAGTTAAAGGTAAAGTCTGGAAATACGGCGACGACGTCAACACCGACGTCATCTTCCCGGGAAAATATACCTATACCATCAAGGAACGCGCGGATATGGCGAAAGTCGCCTGCGAAGACCTTGATCCCGAGTTTACGAAGAACGCCCAGCCCGGCGACATCATCGTCGGCGGTAAAAACTGGGGCTGCGGCTCCAGCCGCGAGCAGGCGGTATCCTGCCTCAAAGAGCGCGGCATCGCGGCGATCATCGCGAAGAGCTTCGCCCGTATCTACTACCGCAACTGCTTCAACGAAGGCCTGCCGATCATCATCTGCGCCGACGCGGTGGAGGCGATCAACGCCGGAGACGTGGTGGAGATAGATTTTGACCGCGGCGTCATCATCGCCGGAGGCAAAGAATATCCCTTCCCCCCCTATCCCGAATTCGTCCAGGGGCTGATCAAAGACGGCGGGCTTATACCGCACGTCAAGAAAGAACTGGGGCTGTAG
- the citD gene encoding citrate lyase acyl carrier protein, producing MKTSQAGTLESMDCLVTLTEAESGAGIKITITGASAARFKSAMEKKITETLEELGVKDIEAAVQDNGALDIVLGARVEAAYKRLLKQKGEDK from the coding sequence ATGAAGACATCCCAGGCCGGCACGCTCGAGTCAATGGACTGCCTCGTGACGCTCACCGAGGCGGAGTCGGGAGCCGGGATCAAGATAACAATAACGGGAGCGAGCGCGGCCCGCTTCAAAAGCGCGATGGAAAAGAAAATAACCGAGACCCTGGAAGAACTCGGCGTAAAAGACATCGAAGCCGCCGTGCAGGACAACGGAGCGCTCGACATCGTCCTCGGCGCGCGGGTCGAAGCCGCTTACAAAAGACTGCTGAAACAGAAGGGGGAAGACAAATAA
- the leuD gene encoding 3-isopropylmalate dehydratase (catalyzes the isomerization between 2-isopropylmalate and 3-isopropylmalate in leucine biosynthesis): MSEILKGRAWVFSDDVDTDLIYHNKYLAETDPKNMPQYAFEYYPGKENFAKEVKPGDFVVAGKNFGCGSSREHAVYCLEYAGVPCVLAETCSRIYYRNAINNGYPVLFVKGISEAIKEGKIKDGDQLEVELATGTIKDVTNGNTFHGDAVSDLENDIMKAGGLMNYMKAKAAAK, from the coding sequence ATGAGCGAAATTCTCAAGGGCAGAGCGTGGGTATTCAGCGATGACGTCGACACCGACCTCATCTATCACAACAAATATCTCGCGGAGACCGATCCCAAGAATATGCCGCAGTATGCCTTCGAATACTATCCCGGCAAAGAAAACTTCGCCAAGGAAGTGAAACCCGGCGATTTCGTGGTGGCCGGCAAGAACTTCGGCTGCGGCTCAAGCCGTGAGCACGCCGTCTACTGCCTCGAGTACGCCGGAGTCCCCTGCGTCCTCGCGGAGACCTGCAGCCGCATCTATTATAGAAACGCGATCAACAACGGCTATCCCGTCCTCTTTGTGAAGGGCATCTCCGAAGCGATCAAAGAGGGAAAGATCAAGGACGGCGACCAGCTCGAAGTCGAGCTGGCCACGGGGACGATCAAAGACGTCACCAACGGCAACACCTTCCACGGAGACGCCGTCAGCGATCTTGAAAACGACATAATGAAAGCCGGCGGCCTCATGAACTACATGAAGGCCAAAGCGGCCGCGAAGTAG
- a CDS encoding HD domain-containing protein: protein MEKKIRELFPEIEWIKDPELQAKVVASYVDALKTGGWEPEDMDKIPFTLLIPNCPFSYLEHVRGVTRVAKRAMDEFNAIYAAKDAKFTIDNDLLVAGALLHDVGKLVEYARNEKGETVKSANGKNLRHPFSGTVIALRNGCSDAIGHIIANHAHEGDGTLRSPEGVLVNKADFINFESVKSFLGMK from the coding sequence ATGGAGAAAAAGATCAGAGAGCTTTTTCCTGAAATCGAATGGATTAAGGACCCCGAACTGCAGGCCAAAGTGGTGGCTTCCTATGTGGACGCCCTCAAGACGGGCGGCTGGGAGCCCGAGGATATGGACAAGATCCCCTTTACGCTCCTCATTCCGAACTGCCCCTTCTCTTATCTTGAGCATGTCCGCGGCGTAACGCGAGTTGCCAAGCGCGCGATGGACGAGTTCAACGCCATCTATGCCGCGAAGGACGCGAAGTTCACGATCGACAACGACCTGCTCGTGGCGGGCGCGCTGCTGCACGACGTAGGCAAACTCGTTGAGTATGCGCGCAACGAAAAGGGCGAGACCGTCAAGTCAGCCAACGGCAAGAACCTCCGCCATCCCTTCTCCGGAACCGTCATCGCGCTGCGCAACGGCTGTTCCGACGCGATCGGCCACATAATCGCCAACCACGCGCACGAGGGCGACGGCACGCTTCGCAGCCCGGAGGGCGTCCTCGTTAACAAGGCCGACTTTATCAATTTTGAGTCGGTAAAGTCGTTCCTCGGAATGAAATAA
- a CDS encoding isocitrate/isopropylmalate dehydrogenase family protein produces the protein MARNIMKVKETKDRYDVTYMAGDDSGFDMMEGALLVLDAMNLPINWHRADLGWCMWEKSNKKFGEGDPRCNTVPPETIKSIRDTDATLMAAITSKAGVKGFKSAILQMRQLFDLYINIRPAKKLPGIGTPLAKDPNIDIVMFRENTEDLYAAVEFFPLPKEMFDLHPGMERFKEGKGDVAVSWRVFSEQGCERIIRAAFEYAKATGRKTVHCGNKANVIRQTDGMMKRKFLEIAKEYEQYGIKAYEENADATAMWLIKNPQDYSVVVASNVFGDILSDEASQLTGGLGFAPSGNIGVDAAIFEPSSGSVPKYAHKYRVNPSAMILTAKMMLEYLGLDEDAKKIEKALGEVLVESKPGTLTYDVLRDFRGDPDWEKNAASTIEMATAIAQKINPEFKGAKLEAAKEKVHKMCAWDEKSLIGFAD, from the coding sequence ATGGCACGCAACATAATGAAGGTAAAAGAGACGAAGGATCGCTACGACGTAACCTACATGGCGGGAGACGATTCCGGCTTTGATATGATGGAGGGCGCGCTCCTCGTCCTCGACGCGATGAACCTGCCCATCAACTGGCACCGCGCCGACCTCGGCTGGTGCATGTGGGAGAAGTCAAACAAGAAATTCGGCGAGGGCGACCCGCGCTGCAACACCGTTCCGCCCGAAACGATCAAATCGATCCGCGACACGGACGCCACGCTTATGGCGGCCATCACCTCCAAGGCCGGCGTGAAGGGCTTCAAGTCCGCCATCCTTCAGATGCGTCAGCTCTTTGACCTCTACATCAATATCCGCCCCGCGAAGAAGCTCCCCGGAATCGGCACCCCGCTCGCGAAGGACCCCAACATCGACATCGTCATGTTCCGTGAGAACACCGAAGACCTCTACGCGGCGGTGGAATTCTTCCCGCTCCCGAAAGAGATGTTCGACCTCCATCCCGGCATGGAGCGCTTCAAGGAAGGCAAGGGCGACGTCGCCGTTTCATGGCGCGTATTCTCCGAGCAGGGCTGCGAGCGCATAATCCGCGCCGCGTTTGAATATGCGAAGGCGACCGGCCGCAAGACGGTACACTGCGGCAACAAGGCCAACGTCATCCGCCAGACAGACGGCATGATGAAGAGAAAGTTCCTTGAGATCGCGAAGGAATACGAGCAGTACGGCATCAAGGCCTATGAAGAGAACGCCGACGCGACGGCGATGTGGCTCATCAAGAACCCGCAGGACTACAGCGTGGTCGTGGCCTCCAACGTATTCGGAGACATCCTCTCCGACGAAGCCTCGCAGCTCACCGGCGGCCTGGGCTTCGCCCCGTCGGGAAACATCGGCGTCGACGCGGCGATCTTTGAGCCGTCAAGCGGTTCCGTGCCGAAGTACGCCCATAAGTACCGCGTCAACCCGAGCGCGATGATCCTAACCGCGAAGATGATGCTCGAATATCTCGGCCTCGACGAAGACGCGAAGAAGATCGAAAAGGCGCTCGGCGAAGTCCTCGTAGAGAGCAAGCCCGGAACGCTTACATACGACGTCCTGCGCGACTTCCGCGGCGACCCCGACTGGGAGAAGAACGCGGCCTCTACGATAGAGATGGCCACGGCGATCGCGCAGAAGATCAATCCCGAATTCAAGGGCGCGAAACTCGAAGCCGCCAAAGAAAAGGTCCACAAGATGTGCGCTTGGGACGAGAAGTCGCTCATCGGATTCGCCGACTAA
- a CDS encoding 3-isopropylmalate dehydratase large subunit, with the protein MGKTFAEKALGRAAGYEVVANQVVTVEPDWCMSHDNGAPIARTFKKIGVKNVKYPERICFILDHAVPAPSSDHAVNHKEVREFVKEQGIPNFYDVKSEGGVCHQKMCEEGYALPGLVMVGSDSHTCTYGAYGAFSTGIGRSEMAAVWATGKLWFKVPESMKVVVTGKFKPGVSAKDFILKFIGDVRADGADYMSVEFHGEGIENMSIAERMTLCNMGIEFGAKNAVCRPDGKVLDAIKDNAKSDKWEAIWADDDAVYAKELHYDLGDITPGVAKPHKVDNYAPIEEVKGTPIHEAFLGSCTNGRIEDLRLAAGILKGKKVAVRTVVIPASWIVYRQAMKEGLFDIFLDAGCVICNPGCGPCMGNHEGILAPGEAAISTANRNFKGRMGDKESFIYLASPMTVAASAIKGEISDPREAL; encoded by the coding sequence ATGGGCAAGACATTTGCAGAAAAGGCCCTGGGCAGGGCGGCCGGATACGAAGTCGTCGCCAACCAGGTCGTGACGGTAGAGCCGGACTGGTGCATGAGCCACGACAACGGCGCTCCGATAGCCAGGACCTTTAAAAAGATCGGCGTCAAAAACGTAAAATATCCCGAGCGCATCTGTTTCATCCTTGACCACGCAGTCCCCGCGCCCTCAAGCGACCACGCCGTGAACCATAAAGAGGTCCGCGAATTCGTGAAGGAGCAGGGCATCCCCAACTTCTACGACGTGAAGAGCGAAGGCGGCGTCTGCCATCAGAAGATGTGCGAAGAGGGCTATGCCCTTCCCGGGCTCGTCATGGTGGGCAGCGACAGCCACACCTGCACCTACGGCGCCTACGGCGCCTTCTCGACCGGCATCGGCCGTTCCGAGATGGCGGCGGTCTGGGCCACCGGCAAGCTCTGGTTCAAGGTCCCCGAGAGCATGAAGGTCGTCGTCACCGGCAAATTCAAGCCCGGCGTCTCGGCGAAGGACTTCATCCTCAAGTTCATCGGCGACGTGCGCGCCGACGGAGCGGACTACATGAGCGTTGAATTCCACGGCGAGGGGATCGAGAATATGAGCATCGCCGAGCGCATGACCCTCTGCAACATGGGCATCGAGTTCGGCGCGAAGAACGCCGTCTGCCGCCCCGACGGGAAGGTCCTCGACGCGATAAAGGACAACGCGAAGAGCGACAAGTGGGAGGCCATCTGGGCCGACGACGACGCTGTCTACGCGAAGGAGCTCCACTATGACCTCGGCGACATCACGCCAGGCGTCGCGAAGCCGCATAAGGTCGACAACTACGCGCCGATCGAAGAGGTAAAGGGCACGCCGATCCACGAGGCGTTCCTCGGCTCCTGCACCAACGGACGCATCGAGGACCTCCGGCTTGCCGCCGGGATACTCAAGGGCAAGAAGGTCGCCGTCCGCACGGTCGTCATCCCCGCCTCCTGGATCGTCTATCGCCAGGCGATGAAAGAGGGACTCTTCGACATCTTCCTCGACGCTGGATGCGTCATCTGCAACCCAGGCTGCGGCCCCTGCATGGGCAACCATGAGGGCATACTCGCGCCCGGCGAAGCGGCGATCAGCACGGCCAACAGAAACTTCAAGGGACGTATGGGCGATAAAGAGAGCTTCATCTATCTCGCAAGCCCGATGACAGTGGCAGCATCTGCAATCAAGGGCGAAATATCAGACCCGAGGGAGGCGCTATAA
- a CDS encoding FadR/GntR family transcriptional regulator: MIEAPVSRGTRIYEKVVEKLKGEIAAGNILPGDPLPSERQLMDAFGVSRSSLREAFRVMELLGLIESIPGKGRFVRHPRTISEDRNTIQLEDSAILELMEARRILDPAIAAESAMRATPSDLTRILRVITATEKTLSSPEERAQADFDFHLLLAEATHNFVFINLTRMNFDLILATHERIYNLLDDKDAFLNEHRDMYDAILDHNVEKAREAASHHIDRIYRTLHKGIAAGE; encoded by the coding sequence ATGATAGAAGCGCCGGTTTCAAGAGGAACTCGAATCTATGAAAAAGTGGTTGAAAAACTGAAAGGTGAAATCGCCGCGGGCAATATCCTTCCGGGTGATCCGCTTCCCTCTGAGCGTCAGCTCATGGATGCTTTCGGGGTCAGCCGCAGTTCTCTGCGCGAGGCGTTCCGCGTGATGGAGCTTCTCGGCCTCATTGAGTCCATCCCCGGCAAGGGGCGCTTTGTGCGTCATCCGCGCACCATCTCCGAGGACAGAAACACGATACAGCTTGAGGATTCCGCCATCCTTGAATTGATGGAGGCGCGCCGCATCCTCGATCCCGCGATCGCCGCGGAGAGCGCCATGCGCGCCACCCCCTCTGACCTCACAAGGATACTGCGTGTCATTACAGCGACGGAAAAGACGCTTTCCAGTCCGGAGGAGCGCGCTCAGGCCGACTTTGACTTCCACCTTCTCCTCGCCGAGGCGACGCATAATTTTGTCTTCATAAACCTTACGAGGATGAACTTCGACCTGATACTTGCCACGCACGAGAGGATATACAACCTCCTGGACGACAAGGACGCGTTTTTGAACGAGCACCGGGACATGTACGACGCCATCCTCGACCATAACGTCGAGAAGGCGCGCGAGGCGGCCTCGCATCACATCGACAGGATTTACCGCACGCTGCACAAGGGAATCGCGGCGGGCGAATAA
- the amaB gene encoding L-piperidine-6-carboxylate dehydrogenase, giving the protein MDKKTLTAKLGVDGLCKGASTGIKWFASEKTKKLVSYSPVDNQPLGSIQCADAGDYERVMTAAEEAFLKWRAVPAPVRGEIVRKIALRIRENKENLGSLVSMEMGKILQEGMGEVQEMIDICDFAVGLSRQLYGLTMPSERPEHRLMEQWHPLGPITVISAYNFPIAVWSWNAMIAAVCGDVVIWKPSSKTPLCAIAVQKIVAEVMEENGMPEGVFNLIIGSGRDVGEIMLEDSRARLVSFTGSTGIGRHVGETVAKHFGRAILELGGNNAAIVTEHADLSQAIPGIVFGAVGTTGQRCTSTRRVIVHESKYEETVRRLAAAYGKLMIGDPLKDGVHIGPLVDAGVAEDYVKACEEAAAQGGELLYGGGLLPELGPCYARPAIFKMSADMPLVKEERFCPILYVITYGGPVENALKIHNSVIHGLSSSIFTTDFREAEKFLSYAGSDCGIANVNIGTNGAEIGGAFGGEKETGGGRESGSDAWKGYMRRQSNAVNYSSEMPLAQGIKFDF; this is encoded by the coding sequence ATGGACAAAAAGACATTGACGGCAAAGTTAGGGGTGGACGGCCTCTGCAAGGGCGCTTCCACAGGAATTAAGTGGTTTGCTTCTGAAAAGACAAAAAAACTCGTCAGCTATTCGCCGGTCGACAACCAGCCGCTGGGAAGTATTCAGTGCGCCGACGCCGGCGATTATGAAAGAGTCATGACGGCCGCGGAGGAGGCCTTCTTAAAATGGCGCGCCGTACCGGCGCCCGTCAGAGGCGAGATCGTGCGTAAGATCGCGCTGCGTATCCGCGAAAACAAAGAAAACCTCGGAAGCCTGGTCTCCATGGAGATGGGCAAAATCCTGCAGGAGGGCATGGGCGAAGTTCAAGAGATGATCGACATCTGCGATTTCGCTGTAGGCCTCTCGCGCCAGCTTTACGGGCTGACGATGCCGTCGGAACGCCCGGAGCACCGCCTCATGGAACAGTGGCATCCTCTCGGGCCGATCACCGTCATTTCAGCCTATAACTTCCCCATCGCCGTCTGGTCGTGGAACGCGATGATCGCCGCCGTCTGCGGAGACGTCGTCATCTGGAAGCCGTCGAGCAAAACGCCGCTCTGCGCGATCGCGGTCCAGAAGATCGTCGCGGAAGTCATGGAAGAGAACGGCATGCCCGAGGGCGTATTCAACCTCATCATCGGCTCCGGCCGCGACGTCGGCGAGATCATGCTGGAGGACAGCCGCGCCCGCCTCGTCTCCTTCACCGGCTCCACCGGGATCGGGCGTCACGTCGGCGAGACCGTCGCCAAACATTTCGGGCGTGCGATACTCGAACTTGGCGGCAACAATGCGGCCATCGTCACGGAACACGCCGACCTTTCGCAGGCGATACCCGGCATCGTCTTCGGAGCGGTGGGCACGACCGGGCAGCGCTGCACCAGCACGCGCCGCGTCATCGTGCACGAGAGCAAATACGAGGAGACGGTCCGCCGGCTGGCCGCCGCGTATGGCAAGCTGATGATCGGAGATCCGCTTAAAGACGGGGTGCACATCGGCCCGCTCGTGGACGCCGGCGTGGCGGAGGATTACGTCAAGGCCTGTGAAGAGGCCGCCGCCCAGGGCGGCGAGCTGCTTTACGGCGGTGGGCTGCTGCCTGAGCTCGGCCCATGCTACGCGCGCCCGGCGATCTTCAAAATGAGCGCTGATATGCCGCTCGTCAAAGAGGAGAGATTTTGTCCCATCCTCTACGTGATCACCTACGGCGGACCGGTCGAGAACGCTCTAAAGATCCACAACAGCGTCATACACGGCCTCTCTTCGTCGATCTTTACCACCGACTTCCGCGAGGCTGAAAAATTCCTCAGCTACGCGGGCTCCGACTGCGGCATCGCCAATGTCAACATCGGCACAAACGGCGCCGAGATCGGCGGAGCCTTCGGCGGCGAAAAGGAGACCGGCGGCGGCCGCGAGAGCGGTTCCGACGCCTGGAAGGGATACATGCGCCGCCAGAGCAACGCCGTCAACTATTCAAGCGAGATGCCGCTCGCGCAGGGCATCAAGTTCGACTTTTAA
- a CDS encoding 3-isopropylmalate dehydratase large subunit, with translation MGKTSIVKIMERASGHPVKVGDRVWCNIDWATCRDFGGANVVLQFEKEMGKDAKVWDPDKLAFTFDLQAPAHSEKVATNQKIIREFCKKQGVTRLFDINHGIGQHVMLEAGMIKPGDVVLGTDSHMNLLGAVGSFATGVGNSDIAASYIAGTNWFRVPETMKIEVTGKFKKGVCMRDLLTHIVGDLGAGGMDFLAVEFTGETIENATLDERITLCSMVTEMSGKVPLIMPNGDVLKWLVERAGPEVAKLAEELKADPDAEYCKVIRYDVTDLEPLASCPDAPDNVKPVREIAGTVVDQVHIGSCSNGRYEDIKAAHEVLMAGGGKVSPKVRTIITPSTTEIQLRCVKEGMAEDFLNAGIVFTNPTCALCTAEHYGAMPSGDVGCSTTNRNFIGKVGKGSHTYLMSPMTAMATAVKGCITDPRDILK, from the coding sequence ATGGGCAAGACATCTATCGTCAAGATCATGGAAAGGGCATCCGGCCATCCTGTAAAGGTCGGAGACCGCGTCTGGTGCAACATCGACTGGGCGACCTGCCGCGACTTCGGCGGCGCGAACGTCGTTCTCCAGTTTGAGAAGGAGATGGGCAAGGACGCGAAGGTATGGGACCCCGACAAACTCGCCTTCACCTTTGACCTTCAGGCTCCCGCGCACTCGGAAAAGGTCGCCACGAACCAGAAGATAATCCGCGAGTTCTGCAAGAAGCAGGGCGTCACCCGCCTCTTCGATATCAACCACGGCATCGGCCAGCATGTAATGCTCGAAGCCGGGATGATAAAACCGGGCGACGTCGTTCTCGGAACGGACAGCCACATGAACCTTCTCGGCGCCGTCGGCTCTTTCGCGACGGGCGTAGGCAACTCGGACATCGCCGCCTCATACATCGCGGGCACGAACTGGTTCCGCGTCCCCGAGACGATGAAGATCGAGGTCACGGGAAAATTTAAAAAGGGCGTCTGCATGAGAGACCTCCTGACACATATCGTCGGCGACCTCGGAGCCGGCGGCATGGACTTCCTCGCCGTTGAGTTCACGGGCGAGACGATCGAAAACGCGACCCTCGACGAGCGCATCACGCTCTGCTCGATGGTCACCGAGATGAGCGGGAAGGTCCCCCTCATCATGCCGAACGGCGACGTGCTCAAATGGCTCGTCGAGCGCGCCGGCCCCGAAGTCGCGAAGCTCGCCGAAGAGCTGAAGGCCGATCCAGACGCCGAATACTGCAAGGTCATCCGCTACGACGTGACGGACCTTGAGCCGCTCGCCTCCTGCCCCGACGCTCCCGACAACGTGAAGCCGGTGCGCGAGATCGCGGGTACTGTCGTCGACCAGGTCCATATCGGCTCCTGCTCGAACGGCCGCTACGAAGATATCAAGGCCGCCCACGAGGTGCTGATGGCCGGCGGCGGCAAGGTCAGCCCGAAGGTACGCACGATCATCACCCCCTCGACGACGGAGATACAGCTCCGCTGCGTGAAAGAGGGGATGGCCGAGGACTTCCTCAACGCCGGGATCGTCTTCACGAACCCGACCTGCGCGCTCTGCACAGCGGAGCATTATGGCGCGATGCCCTCCGGCGACGTCGGCTGCTCGACGACGAACCGCAACTTCATCGGCAAGGTCGGCAAGGGCAGCCACACCTACCTGATGAGCCCGATGACCGCGATGGCGACGGCCGTCAAAGGATGCATCACAGATCCGAGAGACATACTGAAATAG